One genomic window of Deinococcus arcticus includes the following:
- a CDS encoding Panacea domain-containing protein: protein MTIAITNPQRTGYAAEVVANAFLDLARQEGRPLTQMQVHKLVFIAHGFTLALLGRPLIYNTVHAWRGGPVVRRLWQLWGERGTQPIEGQLSVAPGEPDLNGDTEAVDVIRSVWDAYGQMDGLELSRLTHRPGSPWSQVYGQAPDLIPDQVTREYYTALARSA, encoded by the coding sequence ATGACCATCGCCATCACCAATCCGCAGCGCACCGGCTACGCCGCCGAAGTGGTGGCGAACGCCTTTCTGGACCTGGCCCGCCAGGAGGGCCGGCCCCTGACCCAGATGCAGGTGCACAAACTGGTGTTCATTGCCCACGGCTTTACCCTGGCCCTGCTGGGCCGCCCGCTGATCTACAACACCGTGCATGCGTGGCGTGGCGGCCCGGTGGTGCGCCGCCTGTGGCAGCTGTGGGGCGAACGGGGCACCCAGCCCATCGAGGGGCAGCTGTCCGTGGCGCCGGGTGAGCCGGACCTGAACGGCGATACTGAAGCGGTGGATGTCATTCGCAGCGTCTGGGACGCCTACGGCCAGATGGACGGGCTGGAACTCTCGCGCCTGACGCACCGGCCCGGCAGTCCGTGGTCACAGGTGTATGGCCAGGCCCCCGACCTGATTCCCGATCAGGTGACGCGCGAGTACTACACCGCCCTGGCCCGCAGCGCCTGA
- a CDS encoding L-aspartate oxidase has product MKTVETELLVVGGGVAGAYAALTARSYGADVLLACKGALSGGSTRWAQGGIAAPLESGDEASHAADTRKAGRGLCEPETVGVFVREARTQVEILRDLGVTFSPQVTLEGGHSRARIRHTGDATGHAVSLALSAALRAGQGPALQVQEGAFVQTLRCSGGRVVGADLLTPAGPLRVRAGAVLLATGGFGRLFGVTTAPPEGTGDGVGLAWAAGACLRDLEFVQFHPTAVVRGGEAQLVTEAARGEGGQLLNARGERFMPRYDEALELAPRDVVARAIAAEIAATGGVWLDLRHLGEAFVQARFPTVTESLGRWGLNPGTDPIPVCPAVHYTVGGVQTDVDGRAGVPGLYAAGEVASSGLHGANRLASNSLSEGLVFGARAARAALAELRTPHGDGEAPPFTGVDPACLPRLRAVMDRAAGLRRNAADLEAALADWTWPAAPGVTRASLEAGHLATLGELLLRAALAREESRGGHCRTDFPAEATPPRHAVWGHSSAGQPVLREVPVGPAVGAR; this is encoded by the coding sequence GTGAAAACGGTGGAAACCGAGCTCTTGGTGGTGGGCGGCGGCGTGGCCGGAGCCTACGCCGCCCTGACGGCGCGCAGCTACGGCGCGGACGTGCTGCTGGCCTGCAAGGGCGCGCTGAGCGGCGGCTCGACGCGCTGGGCCCAGGGCGGCATTGCCGCGCCCCTGGAGAGTGGCGACGAGGCCAGCCACGCCGCCGACACCCGGAAGGCCGGCCGGGGCCTGTGCGAACCCGAGACAGTGGGTGTCTTCGTGCGCGAGGCCCGCACCCAGGTGGAGATCCTGCGCGACCTGGGCGTGACCTTTTCCCCGCAGGTGACGCTGGAAGGCGGGCACAGCCGCGCCCGGATTCGCCACACCGGCGACGCCACCGGGCACGCGGTCAGCCTCGCCCTGAGCGCCGCGCTGCGGGCGGGTCAGGGCCCCGCGTTACAGGTGCAGGAAGGGGCCTTTGTGCAGACCCTGCGCTGCTCGGGCGGGCGGGTGGTGGGCGCCGATCTGCTGACCCCGGCCGGGCCGCTGCGGGTGCGGGCCGGCGCGGTGCTGCTGGCCACCGGGGGCTTTGGGCGCCTGTTCGGCGTGACCACCGCGCCGCCCGAGGGCACAGGCGACGGCGTGGGGCTGGCCTGGGCGGCGGGCGCCTGCCTCCGTGACCTGGAATTCGTGCAGTTTCACCCCACCGCCGTGGTGCGCGGCGGGGAGGCGCAGCTGGTGACCGAGGCGGCGCGCGGCGAAGGCGGACAGCTGCTGAATGCCCGGGGCGAACGCTTTATGCCCCGCTACGACGAGGCGCTGGAACTGGCCCCGCGTGACGTGGTGGCGCGCGCCATTGCCGCCGAGATTGCGGCCACCGGCGGCGTGTGGCTGGACCTGCGCCACCTGGGCGAGGCGTTCGTGCAGGCCCGCTTTCCCACCGTGACCGAATCGCTGGGCCGCTGGGGCCTGAACCCAGGCACCGACCCCATTCCGGTCTGCCCGGCCGTGCATTACACAGTGGGCGGCGTGCAGACCGATGTGGACGGCCGCGCTGGGGTGCCGGGCCTGTACGCGGCGGGCGAGGTGGCCTCCAGTGGCCTGCACGGCGCCAACCGGCTGGCCAGCAACAGTCTGTCAGAGGGTCTGGTGTTCGGTGCGCGGGCCGCCCGCGCCGCCCTGGCCGAGTTGCGCACCCCGCACGGGGACGGCGAGGCGCCCCCCTTTACCGGAGTGGACCCCGCCTGCCTGCCCAGGCTGCGCGCCGTGATGGACCGGGCGGCGGGCCTGCGCCGAAATGCAGCGGACCTGGAAGCCGCGCTGGCGGACTGGACGTGGCCAGCAGCGCCCGGGGTCACCCGCGCCAGCCTGGAAGCCGGGCACCTCGCCACCCTGGGGGAATTGCTGCTGCGCGCGGCCCTGGCCCGCGAGGAATCACGCGGCGGGCACTGCCGCACCGACTTTCCTGCCGAGGCCACGCCACCCAGACACGCGGTCTGGGGGCACAGCAGCGCGGGCCAGCCGGTCCTGCGCGAGGTCCCCGTGGGGCCGGCTGTGGGGGCCCGGTGA
- the nadC gene encoding carboxylating nicotinate-nucleotide diphosphorylase: protein MLSLDDRLHAALAEDIGRGDATTRATIPAHQPARAEFLLKEPGVLSGLGVAARVFALVDERVSVTWTARDGEARERGVFGTLVGPARSLLTGERLALNLLQRLSGVATQTRRYVDALGEGHTRLLDTRKTTPLWRDLEKQAVRHGGGFNHRAGLDDGILIKDNHVAAAGGIAEAIRRAREYAYLLKVECEVPDLPGLDEALRAGADRVLLDNMSDALLAEAVALRDRVAPHVTLEASGNMTLARLPRVRESGVDFVSAGALTHSAPALDISLNFLPKDQP, encoded by the coding sequence ATGCTGAGCCTGGATGACCGCCTGCACGCCGCCCTGGCCGAGGATATCGGGCGCGGCGACGCCACCACGCGGGCCACCATTCCCGCCCATCAGCCCGCCCGCGCCGAATTCCTGCTGAAAGAGCCCGGGGTGCTCAGCGGCCTGGGGGTGGCCGCGCGTGTGTTTGCGCTGGTGGATGAGCGGGTAAGCGTGACCTGGACCGCCCGCGACGGCGAGGCGCGCGAACGCGGCGTGTTCGGCACCCTGGTGGGCCCGGCGCGCAGCCTGCTGACCGGCGAGCGGCTGGCCCTGAATCTGCTGCAGCGCCTGAGCGGCGTGGCGACCCAGACACGGCGGTACGTGGACGCGCTGGGGGAAGGCCACACGCGCCTGCTGGACACCCGCAAGACCACGCCGCTGTGGCGTGACCTGGAAAAGCAGGCGGTGCGCCATGGCGGCGGCTTCAACCACCGCGCGGGGCTAGACGACGGCATCCTGATCAAGGACAACCATGTGGCGGCGGCGGGCGGCATTGCCGAGGCGATTCGCCGCGCCCGCGAATACGCCTACCTGCTGAAGGTGGAGTGCGAGGTGCCGGACCTGCCGGGGCTGGACGAAGCCCTGCGCGCGGGTGCGGACCGCGTGCTGCTGGACAACATGAGCGACGCCCTGCTGGCCGAGGCGGTGGCCCTGCGTGACCGCGTGGCCCCGCACGTGACCCTGGAAGCCAGCGGCAACATGACCCTGGCGCGACTGCCCCGCGTGCGAGAAAGCGGCGTGGACTTCGTGAGCGCCGGCGCCCTGACCCATTCGGCCCCCGCCCTGGACATCAGCCTGAACTTTCTGCCCAAGGACCAACCATGA
- the nadA gene encoding quinolinate synthase NadA, protein MKSPNEPTLVVPRPQVPHRDLLQLQVLPDEAQLRADIERLRREKNAVILAHNYQRPEVQQMADFVGDSLGLSRQAAKTDAEVIVFAGVHFMAETAAILNPEKTVLLPDLRAGCSLADTLTAQGIRDWKAGNPGGLVVTYVNTTADVKAESDYCVTSGNAVQVVQSLPQGMPVLFAPDRYLAAHVIRETGRQMDVWDGACHVHEAIRPEDVQGQQAAYPDAELLIHPECGCSSKILGTIPELQLYSTEGMIGRAKTSPAQAFIVVTETGMVTRLEKDVPGKTFIPVSRTACCEYMKMITLENIRDSLVNLQPRVTVPEEIRVRALKPIERMLAIG, encoded by the coding sequence ATGAAGAGCCCCAACGAACCCACCCTGGTGGTGCCGCGCCCCCAGGTGCCGCACCGCGACCTGCTGCAGCTGCAGGTTCTCCCTGACGAAGCCCAGTTGCGCGCCGACATTGAGCGCCTGCGCCGCGAGAAGAACGCGGTCATCCTGGCCCACAACTACCAGCGCCCGGAAGTGCAGCAAATGGCCGACTTCGTGGGCGACTCGCTGGGCCTGTCGCGCCAGGCCGCGAAGACCGACGCCGAGGTGATTGTGTTTGCAGGCGTGCACTTCATGGCCGAAACCGCCGCGATCCTGAACCCGGAAAAAACGGTGCTGCTGCCGGACCTGCGCGCGGGCTGCTCGCTGGCTGACACGCTGACCGCCCAGGGCATCCGCGACTGGAAGGCGGGGAATCCTGGCGGGCTGGTCGTCACCTACGTGAACACCACCGCCGACGTGAAGGCGGAAAGCGACTACTGTGTGACCAGCGGCAACGCCGTGCAGGTGGTGCAGAGCCTGCCGCAAGGCATGCCCGTGCTGTTTGCCCCGGACCGTTACCTGGCCGCCCACGTGATCCGCGAAACAGGCCGCCAGATGGACGTGTGGGACGGCGCCTGCCACGTGCACGAGGCCATCCGCCCCGAAGACGTGCAGGGCCAGCAGGCGGCCTACCCGGACGCCGAACTGCTGATTCACCCGGAATGCGGCTGCTCCAGCAAGATTCTGGGGACCATTCCTGAACTGCAGCTGTACTCCACCGAGGGCATGATTGGCCGCGCCAAAACCAGCCCCGCGCAGGCATTCATTGTGGTCACCGAAACCGGGATGGTCACGCGCCTGGAAAAGGACGTGCCGGGCAAGACCTTTATTCCGGTCAGCCGCACCGCCTGCTGCGAATACATGAAGATGATCACGCTGGAGAACATCCGCGACAGCCTTGTGAACCTGCAGCCGCGCGTCACCGTGCCCGAGGAGATTCGCGTCCGGGCCCTGAAGCCCATTGAACGCATGTTGGCGATTGGATAG
- the icd gene encoding NADP-dependent isocitrate dehydrogenase, with protein MDKHIKVPTQGEKITMQGGKLTVPNHPIIPFVEGDGTGPDIWRASVRVLDAAVEVAYGGEKKIEWMEVYAGEKSLEVYGENEWLPQGTINAFNEYLFGIKGPLTTPVGTGIRSINVALRQELDLYACVRPVQYFEGVPSPVKRPGDVNMVIFRENTEDIYAGIEYKAGTDEADKMRGFLMREMGVKKIRFPESSSFGIKPVSREGTERLVRAAIQFAIDNGRKSVSLVHKGNIMKFTEGGFRDWGYELAKREFGAVELDGGPWCQLPNGIVIKDVIADNFLQQILLRPTDYDVIATLNLNGDYISDALAAQVGGIGIAPGANINYVTGHAIFEATHGTAPKYANKDVINPSSVILSGEMMLRYMGWTEAADLILKGLDATIQQKTVTYDFARGMDGATEVKTSEFADRIIENIKASKA; from the coding sequence ATGGATAAGCACATCAAGGTACCCACGCAGGGCGAGAAGATCACCATGCAAGGCGGCAAGCTGACCGTTCCCAACCACCCCATCATTCCCTTTGTGGAAGGCGACGGCACCGGCCCGGACATCTGGCGTGCCAGCGTGCGGGTGCTGGACGCGGCCGTGGAAGTGGCCTACGGCGGCGAGAAGAAGATCGAGTGGATGGAAGTCTACGCCGGCGAAAAGAGCCTGGAAGTCTACGGCGAGAACGAGTGGCTGCCCCAGGGCACCATCAATGCCTTCAACGAGTACCTCTTCGGCATCAAGGGCCCGCTGACCACCCCGGTGGGCACCGGCATCCGCTCCATCAACGTGGCGCTGCGCCAGGAACTGGACCTGTACGCCTGCGTGCGCCCGGTGCAGTACTTCGAGGGCGTGCCCAGCCCCGTCAAGCGTCCGGGTGACGTGAATATGGTGATCTTCCGCGAGAACACGGAAGATATCTACGCGGGTATCGAGTACAAGGCCGGCACCGACGAGGCCGACAAGATGCGCGGCTTCCTGATGCGCGAGATGGGCGTCAAGAAGATCCGGTTCCCCGAAAGCAGCTCCTTTGGGATCAAGCCGGTGTCCAGGGAAGGCACCGAGCGCCTGGTGCGCGCCGCGATCCAGTTCGCCATTGACAACGGCCGCAAGAGCGTGTCGCTGGTGCACAAGGGCAACATCATGAAGTTCACGGAAGGAGGATTTCGCGACTGGGGCTATGAACTGGCCAAGCGCGAATTCGGCGCCGTGGAGCTTGACGGCGGCCCCTGGTGCCAGCTGCCGAACGGCATCGTCATCAAGGACGTGATTGCCGATAACTTCCTGCAGCAGATTCTGCTGCGCCCTACCGACTACGACGTGATCGCCACCCTGAACCTCAACGGCGACTACATCTCCGACGCGCTGGCCGCGCAGGTGGGCGGGATTGGCATCGCGCCCGGTGCCAACATCAACTATGTCACCGGCCACGCCATCTTTGAGGCGACCCACGGCACCGCGCCCAAATACGCGAACAAGGACGTCATCAACCCCTCCTCCGTGATTCTGTCCGGCGAGATGATGCTGCGTTACATGGGCTGGACCGAGGCCGCCGACCTGATCCTGAAGGGCCTGGACGCCACCATTCAGCAGAAGACCGTGACCTACGACTTCGCCCGTGGCATGGACGGCGCCACCGAGGTGAAGACCAGCGAATTTGCTGACCGCATCATCGAGAACATCAAGGCCAGCAAGGCGTAA
- a CDS encoding NUDIX domain-containing protein: protein MRWGRKTQRFYVNARAIIEREHAGTREVLLQQRAKPGEPRTMELPGGQLDLFEGITQALAREVREETGLTVTAFLDDLNRTHTVTPGAEVECLTPAFVYQTLRGPVDSVGFFFRVQATGELIRQGDHAQGHVWLPFPQVRRQLDHDPAHFNWLTQAALRHLFAHAWREQATRHTCPDTSDTNMAG, encoded by the coding sequence ATGAGGTGGGGCCGCAAGACCCAGCGCTTTTACGTGAACGCGCGGGCGATTATTGAGCGAGAGCATGCTGGGACGCGCGAGGTTCTGCTGCAACAGCGCGCCAAACCTGGTGAGCCCCGGACCATGGAACTGCCAGGCGGCCAGCTGGACCTGTTCGAGGGCATCACCCAGGCCCTGGCCCGCGAGGTGCGGGAAGAAACCGGCCTGACCGTGACCGCCTTTCTGGATGATCTGAACCGCACCCATACCGTCACCCCGGGCGCCGAGGTGGAATGCCTGACGCCCGCCTTCGTGTACCAGACGCTGCGCGGCCCGGTGGACAGTGTGGGTTTCTTTTTCCGGGTGCAGGCGACCGGTGAACTGATCCGCCAGGGCGACCACGCGCAGGGGCACGTGTGGTTGCCATTCCCGCAGGTGCGCCGGCAGCTTGATCATGACCCGGCGCACTTCAACTGGCTGACCCAGGCGGCCCTGCGGCACCTGTTCGCGCACGCCTGGCGCGAACAGGCCACCCGGCACACCTGCCCAGACACCAGCGACACGAACATGGCAGGATGA
- a CDS encoding histidine phosphatase family protein: MSFHLPTLRFPGGESGHQAQARIQAALQDARDPAGVSVVVTHGNLLTLGLNLRFADWAALRNPDVWLWVPGTRPRRLDPEPLP; this comes from the coding sequence ATGAGCTTCCATCTCCCGACCCTGCGCTTTCCGGGCGGCGAGTCTGGTCATCAGGCACAGGCCCGGATTCAGGCCGCCCTACAGGATGCCCGCGACCCGGCAGGCGTGAGCGTGGTCGTCACCCACGGCAATCTCCTGACCCTGGGGCTGAACCTGCGTTTTGCGGACTGGGCAGCCCTGCGCAACCCGGATGTCTGGCTCTGGGTGCCCGGCACCCGGCCCCGGCGCCTGGACCCAGAGCCGCTACCCTGA
- a CDS encoding mycothiol transferase yields MTTFPQLATTLKADRAFQILTGPPAPFTPQLAALADMLVYARLTTLQAVAGMTPGELDAVPPGLGNSCGMLLAHLGAVHRAYHALSFEGHDPYDTDAYAPYRAALDLGEAARETIRGHELAWYEAELEATLNLTLTGLAARDDAWLAGPVPADPTMNHHWAWFHVMEDEVSHRGQLRLIRRLLREQGP; encoded by the coding sequence ATGACCACCTTTCCCCAGCTGGCCACCACCCTGAAAGCGGACCGGGCCTTTCAGATCCTTACCGGGCCGCCGGCGCCGTTCACGCCGCAGCTGGCCGCGTTGGCTGACATGCTTGTCTATGCCCGCCTGACCACCCTGCAGGCGGTGGCCGGCATGACCCCCGGGGAACTGGACGCTGTGCCCCCGGGCCTGGGCAACTCCTGCGGAATGCTGCTGGCGCACCTGGGGGCGGTTCACCGGGCCTATCACGCCCTGAGCTTTGAAGGCCATGACCCCTACGACACCGACGCCTACGCCCCCTACCGCGCGGCTCTGGACCTGGGCGAGGCGGCGCGCGAAACGATCCGGGGCCACGAGCTGGCGTGGTACGAGGCCGAACTGGAAGCCACCCTGAACCTCACCCTGACCGGCCTGGCCGCCCGGGACGACGCGTGGCTGGCCGGGCCGGTGCCGGCCGATCCCACCATGAACCACCACTGGGCGTGGTTTCACGTGATGGAAGATGAGGTCAGTCACCGGGGCCAGCTGCGGCTGATTCGCCGCCTGCTGCGCGAGCAGGGCCCATGA
- a CDS encoding serine aminopeptidase domain-containing protein produces the protein MSRAFSAADPHATPTTGGAPYTVERRVLAGVPCLVERPPEGQPVRALCVVYHGAWAAKEGKLGVYSALSEAGAAVLLPDSALHGERQGDTPPGLNAREYVWESVRRTVAEAPALLDAAQALYGEVPVWVVGSSMGGYVAQTLGRTEPRVAQVAALITSGVWHEPEVTRPSLLAFLDWHRPLTHAHDLAPTPLLLASGEADPVFALETHHAPTAQAYRAAYTGHPGRFQARTYPGVGHYTSVRMRDDVLAFFLNGGSDGRD, from the coding sequence ATGAGCCGCGCGTTTTCCGCCGCCGACCCCCACGCCACACCCACGACGGGCGGCGCGCCGTACACCGTCGAGCGCCGCGTGCTGGCCGGGGTGCCCTGTCTGGTCGAGCGGCCCCCAGAGGGCCAGCCGGTGCGCGCCCTGTGCGTGGTGTACCACGGGGCCTGGGCCGCCAAGGAGGGGAAGCTGGGCGTGTACAGCGCCCTGAGCGAGGCGGGCGCGGCCGTGCTGCTGCCCGATAGCGCCCTGCACGGCGAGCGCCAGGGCGACACCCCGCCCGGCCTGAATGCCCGCGAATACGTGTGGGAGAGCGTGCGCCGCACGGTGGCCGAGGCCCCGGCCCTGCTGGACGCAGCCCAGGCGCTTTACGGCGAGGTACCCGTGTGGGTGGTGGGGTCCAGCATGGGCGGTTACGTGGCGCAGACCCTGGGCCGCACGGAGCCCCGGGTGGCCCAGGTGGCCGCGCTGATCACCTCTGGCGTGTGGCACGAGCCAGAGGTAACCCGGCCCAGCCTGCTCGCCTTTCTGGACTGGCACCGCCCCCTGACCCACGCGCACGATCTGGCCCCCACCCCGCTGCTGCTGGCCAGCGGCGAGGCGGACCCGGTGTTTGCGCTGGAGACCCACCACGCGCCCACCGCCCAGGCGTACCGCGCGGCCTATACCGGGCACCCGGGCCGCTTCCAGGCCCGCACCTACCCCGGCGTGGGCCATTACACCAGCGTGCGCATGCGCGACGATGTGCTGGCCTTTTTCCTGAACGGCGGGAGCGACGGAAGGGACTGA
- the ftsY gene encoding signal recognition particle-docking protein FtsY → MSWLERLRDGLSKTRKQINDTAGFLGTDVRDVFTNRLETIEDLEYALIAADVGRAATEEILEDIRASEGKNLQQALMDALTLQLEPDSRRADFRKLGFTPDARRSAVDPRGHVVMVIGVNGVGKTTTIAKLGQYYRGRGKSVMFAAGDTFRAAAGAQLGVWGERLGIPVVQGVDGGDPAAVAFDGASARAARGTDLLFVDTAGRLHNKHNLMEELKKVRRVIDKADPGEPTEVWLVLDAVTGQNGLQQAKKFHEATPLTGVIVTKLDGTAKGGILVPIVRELGVPIKFIGVGEGAGDLQPFDSREFVRALFDVNIPRE, encoded by the coding sequence GTGAGCTGGCTGGAGCGCCTGCGCGACGGGCTGAGCAAGACCCGCAAGCAGATCAACGACACGGCCGGTTTCCTGGGCACCGATGTCCGGGACGTGTTCACGAACCGCCTGGAGACCATTGAGGACCTGGAATACGCCCTGATTGCCGCCGACGTGGGCCGCGCCGCCACCGAAGAGATTTTGGAGGACATTCGCGCCAGCGAGGGCAAGAACCTGCAGCAGGCCCTGATGGACGCCCTGACGCTGCAACTGGAGCCCGACAGCCGCCGCGCCGATTTCCGCAAGCTGGGTTTTACCCCCGATGCCCGGCGCAGCGCCGTGGATCCCCGGGGGCACGTGGTGATGGTGATTGGCGTGAACGGGGTGGGCAAGACCACCACGATTGCCAAGCTGGGCCAGTACTACCGGGGCCGGGGCAAAAGCGTGATGTTCGCGGCGGGCGATACCTTTCGCGCGGCGGCGGGCGCGCAACTGGGCGTGTGGGGCGAGCGCCTGGGCATTCCCGTGGTGCAGGGCGTGGACGGCGGTGACCCGGCCGCCGTGGCCTTTGACGGCGCCAGTGCGCGCGCCGCGCGCGGCACGGACCTGCTGTTCGTGGATACCGCCGGCCGCCTGCACAACAAGCACAACCTGATGGAAGAGCTGAAAAAGGTGCGCCGCGTGATTGACAAGGCCGACCCCGGCGAGCCGACCGAGGTGTGGCTGGTGCTGGACGCCGTGACTGGTCAGAACGGCCTGCAACAGGCCAAGAAATTCCACGAGGCCACGCCCCTGACCGGCGTGATCGTGACCAAGCTGGACGGCACGGCCAAGGGCGGCATCCTGGTGCCTATCGTGCGGGAACTGGGCGTGCCCATCAAGTTCATTGGGGTGGGGGAGGGGGCCGGCGACCTGCAGCCCTTTGACAGCCGCGAGTTCGTGCGCGCCCTGTTCGACGTGAACATTCCGCGCGAGTAA
- a CDS encoding glutaredoxin family protein produces MPLPRLTLYHRPGCHLCELAAQGLDALGFAYEAVDVDGDPALRARHGDDVPVLALGARVLGKGAFSRARLSSLKLLLLREALGPRGG; encoded by the coding sequence ATGCCGCTGCCCCGCCTGACCCTGTACCACCGGCCCGGCTGCCACCTGTGCGAACTGGCGGCGCAGGGCCTGGACGCCCTGGGCTTTGCCTACGAGGCGGTGGATGTGGACGGGGACCCGGCCCTGCGCGCACGCCACGGCGACGACGTGCCGGTGCTGGCCCTGGGGGCGCGGGTGCTGGGCAAGGGGGCTTTCAGCCGCGCCCGCCTGAGCAGCCTGAAGCTGCTGCTGCTGAGAGAGGCGCTGGGGCCGCGCGGAGGCTAG
- a CDS encoding protein kinase domain-containing protein translates to MTWLLLGALFIVGLLLSVRAPERVLGFVSAGVVGVLALLLGALAMGAGTAGTPPSFAGLGRAQGVLSVAAFVLATAAFRLGRVLTPSLHRGPRDARGRPVRVQRTANPTLAQRRSTLTQTSTDLRFQDYEVLDRIGIGGMGSVYRARRRQDGRVVALKVPQDKYLADAKFVKRFYREAEVLKRFNHPNIVRVYDYRMQDPEHYIAMEFLDGDSLEALLENRTLSFTEGTQIIRALADALRHIHMQNVVHRDIKPANVMILKNAFTEGLLREGGVKLMDFGIAVGKVLTRLTMTGARVGTPIYMAPEQAKGNRVDARSDVYSLGLLAYEMVTGQTAFKGSYEAVVHQQVFESPKPPKQVRLEVPGKLNDLILHMIEKDPAQRPTLDEVIARIDAGVLSDEAFNDPVALALSVQEKRGTVRLLDLKCKLRASLRDQSAAAGGMPGAPNAMASDPQGHLYVTLLDYRQGKAGALVRKLDPQGKELLSFGPYGLGDGELLQPVAIAATDSQVFVLDAEAHHVVVFDPQGRFVRRFGGKGQGLGRFEKPRSVVASPDGHVYVLDVGTNEVQRFTPQGEYLSRYAFRLDRTTDNLRPLEGLGVDQFGAVYIVDAVARKVRKIEADGSPGLTFPLDTLVGEPTEAPWLLQVGPEGQLYAVRQGGQVLRTYSGAGDLLSSCDMYAPVQAMAILARPHALQPA, encoded by the coding sequence GTGACCTGGCTGCTGCTGGGCGCCCTGTTCATCGTGGGGCTGCTGCTGTCGGTGCGCGCCCCCGAGCGCGTGCTGGGCTTCGTGTCGGCGGGTGTGGTGGGTGTGCTGGCGCTGCTGCTGGGCGCTCTGGCCATGGGCGCGGGCACGGCGGGCACGCCCCCCAGCTTCGCGGGCCTGGGCCGCGCGCAGGGCGTGCTGAGCGTGGCGGCCTTTGTGCTGGCCACCGCCGCCTTTCGCCTGGGGCGCGTGCTGACCCCCAGCCTGCACCGGGGCCCCCGCGACGCCCGGGGCCGCCCCGTGCGGGTGCAGCGCACCGCCAACCCCACCCTGGCCCAGCGCCGCAGCACCCTCACGCAGACTTCGACCGACCTGCGCTTTCAGGACTACGAGGTGCTGGACCGCATTGGGATTGGCGGCATGGGCAGCGTGTACCGCGCCCGGCGCCGCCAGGACGGCCGCGTGGTGGCCCTGAAGGTGCCGCAGGACAAGTACCTGGCCGACGCCAAGTTTGTCAAGCGCTTTTACCGCGAGGCAGAGGTGCTCAAGCGCTTCAACCACCCCAACATCGTGCGGGTGTACGACTACCGCATGCAGGACCCCGAGCACTACATCGCCATGGAGTTTCTGGACGGCGACAGCCTGGAAGCGCTGCTGGAAAACCGCACCCTGAGCTTCACCGAGGGCACGCAGATTATCCGCGCCCTGGCCGACGCCCTGCGCCACATTCACATGCAGAACGTGGTGCACCGCGACATCAAGCCCGCCAACGTCATGATTCTGAAAAATGCCTTCACCGAGGGGCTGCTGCGCGAGGGCGGGGTCAAGCTCATGGACTTTGGCATTGCGGTGGGCAAGGTGCTGACCCGCCTGACCATGACGGGCGCCCGGGTGGGCACGCCCATCTACATGGCCCCCGAACAGGCCAAGGGCAACCGCGTGGACGCCCGCAGCGATGTCTATTCCCTGGGTCTGCTGGCCTACGAGATGGTCACGGGCCAGACGGCCTTTAAAGGCAGCTACGAGGCCGTGGTGCACCAGCAGGTGTTCGAGTCGCCCAAGCCGCCCAAGCAGGTGCGGCTGGAGGTGCCCGGCAAGCTCAACGACCTGATTCTGCACATGATCGAGAAAGACCCGGCCCAGCGCCCCACGCTGGACGAGGTGATCGCGCGTATTGACGCGGGTGTGCTGAGCGACGAGGCGTTCAACGACCCGGTGGCCCTGGCCCTGAGCGTGCAGGAAAAACGCGGCACCGTGCGCCTGCTGGACCTGAAATGCAAGCTGCGCGCCAGCCTGCGTGACCAGTCGGCGGCGGCTGGCGGCATGCCCGGCGCGCCCAACGCCATGGCCAGCGATCCCCAGGGCCACCTGTACGTGACGCTGCTGGACTACCGCCAGGGCAAGGCGGGCGCGCTGGTGCGCAAGCTTGACCCCCAGGGCAAGGAGCTGCTGAGTTTCGGGCCCTACGGCCTGGGTGACGGTGAATTGCTGCAGCCTGTGGCGATTGCCGCCACCGATTCGCAGGTGTTTGTGCTGGACGCCGAGGCCCACCATGTGGTGGTGTTCGACCCTCAGGGCCGTTTCGTGCGCCGCTTTGGGGGCAAGGGGCAGGGCCTGGGCCGTTTCGAGAAACCGCGCTCGGTCGTGGCGTCTCCCGACGGCCACGTGTATGTACTGGACGTGGGCACCAACGAGGTGCAGCGCTTTACCCCGCAGGGCGAGTACCTCAGCCGCTACGCCTTCCGCCTGGACCGCACCACCGACAACCTGCGGCCCCTGGAGGGCCTGGGCGTGGACCAGTTCGGCGCCGTGTACATCGTGGACGCGGTGGCCAGAAAGGTGCGCAAGATCGAGGCCGACGGCAGCCCGGGCCTGACCTTTCCGCTGGACACCCTGGTGGGCGAACCCACCGAGGCGCCGTGGCTGCTGCAGGTGGGCCCCGAGGGCCAGCTGTACGCCGTGCGCCAGGGCGGGCAGGTGCTGCGCACCTACTCCGGCGCGGGCGACCTGCTGAGTTCCTGCGACATGTACGCCCCAGTACAGGCCATGGCCATCCTGGCGCGGCCCCACGCCCTGCAACCCGCCTGA